Part of the Rhizobium tropici CIAT 899 genome, GCAACACCTATTTCAGCAGCAGCGACGCGGCCTTCGAGGACCGCTATCAGGCTTCTGCGGAATGGACGCGCGTCAAGGCGGGCGATATCGCCGTCGATGGCGGCTGGCGCATCTATTCGAGCGGCCCCGGCCTCTACACCAAGAGCCTTATCGGCAACGTCTTCGGCTTCAAGCGGCAGTTCGGCCAGCGCATCCGCAAGCCGCTCCTGCCGGCCTCGATCGGCGCTTGCGAGGTCAAGCTGGATTTCAAGGCTTGACCGAAATCAAATCAACAAGGCCGCTTTTGCGGCCTTTTTTCTCGCGCAGACTACCGCCGGTGCGTGCGAAATGGCACAGGCTGATGATACCCGGCCGGTTTAGCGATCGGCTATCGAGCCGCCTCCACCACAACTGTTTTCACATGGTCATAGCGCGCACGAAAGGTCGATTCGACCTGAATGGATCGCGGTGGAAGCCGCGAATACGCGGCAAAGCTGAGCTCGACGAACCTCTCGAGGGAAATAAGTCGATACTCGTCCGGCAGCTTGAAAAGGTAGGAGCCCTGGGTTCCAAAAGCCTCGGCAATTTCGGGATAGACCGGATAGCACGCTCCGTTCAGAAAATCGTCAACGGGCTTGATACCGCTGACAATGGGCTCGACCCCCAGCCGCTTCAAAAAGCTGCCGGCAATATCGTGGATGCAGCGGATCTTCGGGTGATTCACCGAATACATGAAGGCTTCGCCTCTCGACCATTGTGCGAAGCAGGGCGCGATATCCAGACCATATTCGGCAAAATGCTTGAGGAGCCGCGCCCGCTCCCCTTCCCAGCGTGCAAAAAAGCCGCATCGTTCGAAAACGTCGCGCCGAAAGAGCTTCCGGGTCGTTTCTACACTTAACCCGACTTCGTACGCCGCCAGGACGATCATGGAATGATAAAAGCCCATCGGGCCTTGGACCGGGCCGGGCGAGAAGGCATAGCAGATATCTGGATGATAGGCATCGAAGCCGATCGAGGGGATGAAATCGAGATTCTGGGCGATACTGAAATCGAAATCCATACTGTAAAAGCGGGGGTGGAGAAGCACCCTGAAATAACGAGGTAATTCCTGCTTGTATTTCTCGATATTCTTCGTGAATGCCCATATGTCGATTGCATCGATATGGAAACGAGAGGAAAGAAGCTTCAGGGAGTTCGCAAGTTCGTAGGTTTGGCAATTCGACAGTACGAGCCAAGTCTCCATCAGGTAATCACCTCAACACGCCGCACACAACCTCAGCTATCAGATTGAAATTCCGACTATTTATGTCGATGGAAGCTTCTCCGCGAGATCGAATATGGCAAGTAAGCCATTGTTTTATTGATGGGTTGGGCTTGTCTATATCGATGACGTCAGGGCTGCGCGAATTGCGGCGAGAATGGCGGTCGTCGGGCGCCAGCATAGGCATCCGGCGAATCGACCTCAGCGCTTTCGCTTTGGCTACCTATCGCCGCGTCTTTATCGACCGTCTGGTTAACCGAATCGGCTAGGCTCACCCGGATGTGCAAAGCCCGGAGGCGGATTTGGAAACGGCGCTCTATCTCCCCATCAAGTCATTCCTCGAAACCGCCGGCTATGCGGTGAAAGGCGAGATCGGCGGCTGCGACCTCGTCGGCCTGACTGGTGGCGAGCCTCCGGTCGTTGTCATCTGCGAACTGAAGATGACCTTCAACCTCGAACTCATCCTGCAGGCGGTGGATCGCGCCGCTGCCAGCGACGAGGTCTGGATCGCCGCGCGCGTCTCGGCAAAGGGCAAGGGGCGCGAAGGCGATCGTCGGTTCCGCGATTTATGCCGAAGGCTCGGCTTCGGCATGCTCACCGTCTCGGACAACGACCAAGTCGATATCATCCTCAGTCCCGTCGCGCCGATGCCCCGCAAGAATGCACGGCGCAGGTCGCGCCTTGTCGACGAACATCGTCGGCGCAAGGGCGACCCCGCTCTTGGCGGCAGTACCCGCAAGCCGATCATGACCGCCTATCGCCAGCAGGCCCTTGCCTGCGCCGCCGCTATTGAAAACGGCGTGCAGCGCCCGAAGGATATGCGTGAAGCGGCACCGAAGGCCCCACAAATTCTGAGAGATAATGTCTATGGCTGGTTCGAGCGCATCGACCGCGGCATCTACGCACTGACGGAGCTTGGAACGGAAGCCCTTAAGCGTTGGCCGGCAGCGCAGCTTTAAATATGGAAAAATTCCGGCCGACAAACATTAAATTCATGTAATATCTTAAAATTTTGCAATAAAAACATGATCAATATTTAATTTGTAAAAGTTTACCAGCAGATCATATTAACCCCAAGCGCCAATTCAAAACTATACTTTGCTTCCCGCAGTAAAAACGGGAAACAAAGTCGCTCGCAAAATTGACGCGGAACCAATCACAGCTCGTCTCCGATATGGACGGGCCGTCAAACCGCCAACGATCTCGCAAGGGACTTTTGCCATGCCTTCTCTTCTCCACAAACATCGCACAGCCGCCATTGTCAGTGCCGCTATCATTGTCGGCGCCGGCGCATTACCTTTTGCCTTCAGCACATCCGCAACCGTCGCTTCGGCCGCCGAACCGGCCGGCATCATCGCACCCGGCGGCTCCTTCGCTCCGATCGTCGATGCCGACAAGCCGGCCGTCGTCACCGTCACCACCACCATGAAGGCAACCGATACCAGCGCCGACGGCAGCAACTCGCCGATGGACGAGCAGTTCCGGCAATTCTTCGAAAACCAGGGTATCCCCTTCCCGAAGCAGATGCCGCATCAGCAGCAGAGCCAGCGCGCCATGGCGCTCGGTTCCGGCTTCATCATCAGCCCGGATGGAGTCATTGTCACCAACAACCACGTCATTCAAAACGCCGTCGACATCAAGGTGACGCTTGATGATGGCACGGAGCTGCCGGCCAAATTGCTGGGCGCAGATGCCAAATCCGACCTTGCCGTTCTGAAGATCAACGCGCCGAAGCCGCTCGCCACCATCGCCTGGGGTGACTCCGACAAGCTGAAGCTTGGCGACCAGATTCTCGCCATAGGCAATCCCTTCGGCATCGGCACGACCGTCACAGCCGGCATCGTCTCGGCCCGCGGCCGCGACCTGCACAGCGGACCCTATGACGATTTCATCCAGATCGATGCTCCCATCAACCACGGCAATTCCGGTGGACCGCTGGTCGACCGCGAAGGCAATGTCGTCGGCATCAACACCGCCATCTACTCGCCGAACGGCGGCAGCGTCGGTGTCGGCTTTGCCATTCCCTCTGCCGAGGCTAAGGCGATCGTCGCGAAGCTGGAGAAGAACGGCTCGATCGATCACGGTTATCTCGGCGTCGCCATCCAGCCGGTGACCTCGGATATCGCCAATGCCATGGGCCTCTCGCAGACCCAGGGTGCGCTCGTTGCCAGCGTCAATGATGACACGCCAGCCGCACGCGCCGGCATCAAGAGCGGCGACATCGTCACCGCCGTCGGCAACGAGAGCGTGAAGACGCCGAAGGATTTGTCGCGGCTGGTCGCCGATCTCTCTCCCGGCGACAAGCGTTCCATCACCCTGTGGCGCGACGGCAAGAGCATGGACGTCAATGTCACCATCGGCGGCAATGACGACAGCAAGCAGGCCGCCAACGACGCTGGTGACGGCAAGGTCCAGCCCTCCAACCAACCGAGCATCGGTGTCGGCCTTGCCAACCTCACACCGGATGTGCGTGAGCAGTTGAACCTGCCGCATGGCGTCGAGGGCGCCGTCGTTGCCAGCGTCAATCCGGAGAAGCCCGCCGCCGCGGCCGGCATCCAGACCGGCGACATCATCGTCTCGGTCAACGATCAGCCGGTGCGCAACGCCCATGAGGTGCAGACGGCCGTCGCCAAAGCCGGTAAGGATGGCCGCAAGTCCGTCCTGCTCCTGATCGAGCGCGACGGCAACAAGACCTTCGTCGCCGTGCCGTTCTCGGCCGCTTAAAAAATCTGAGGCATTGAATGATCGGCCCGCTTCCAGCAACGGAGCGGGCCGAATTTGTCTTGTTTCGCCGTCTCCACGTGGCCTATGTCCTGAACACCGCCCTTCCACAGCGGAAACTTTCCGTTTTTGACACCTGACTCTTTTTGTCCAAACTCTGCCTTTGTGATGGTACAAATAGCGCCGGAGCCGATTGAAACGATCGGGCGGGAAGTTTAAACCGCTCCGGCGATATCAGCGGCTAGGCCTTAAAACAGGAATAAGCGGCGGCAGGAGTTGGAGTGACTGATCCCTACGATATTCTCGGCGTTGCGCGCGATGCGGGCGAGGAGCAGATCAAGGCAGCTTATCGCAAGCGCGCGAAGGCAGCCCATCCGGATTCCGGCGGCGATACCGAGGCTTTCGCGCGGTTGCAAAAGGCCTACGAGCTTCTTCTCGACCCCGTACGCCGCAAGGTGTTCGACGATACCGGCTATGATGTCGAACTGACCGATGCCGTCGACCTGCAGGCGCTGGTCGCGATCGAAAAGCTCATTACCGAGGTCGTGCTGGACGAACGGGAACCGGGTACCTTCGATCCGGTCGCCAAGATGCGCGCGAGCCTTCTGGAAGAAATTCGCAAGGCGAATTTCAGCAAGAGCGAGCTCGAGCGACACTCCAATCGCATCGGCCTTCATTTAGAGCGGCTAGGCAAGCGTCCGGGCAAAGACGTGGTCGGCCACATGCTGCGCGCCCGCATCAAAGCGATCGCCACCGCCATCAGCGAAACGGAAGCAAAGATCGGCGCCAGCGAACGCGCCTGCGACATGCTCGAAGGCTATCTTTACGAGATGAACGAGCCTCAGGAAGAAGCGGAAACAGCTGCCGAGATCGAATGGGACGAGCCAAGGATCCGCTCCGCCGCGCAGTAGAAGCGTACTTTTTCACTGCTCTGAAGAGGCAAATTTCGCGTTTGCCTTGATCGCCACATCACTTTCAGCAACGCAATGTTGCAATGCAACAATTTTCCCTGGACAAATCGGGGGGCTGGCCTAGATCATGCATCCAGCACGCCGTCCTATTTCATCGAGCGACGGCGAAGCAGCAATGGCGGGCGCCGTGTTTCCGGCATTCGCCGAAGGTCTAAAAACGGCGAGGTATGCGTTTGCTGGCTTCCGAAGCGGATGAAGTCGTCTTTGAACATCTGAGCGAGAACCGATCGCGGGCCGCATTGAGAGGCGCCTTCTGGTCGGCGCTGGACACGTTGATCCCAACGGCGCTCAACAGCCTGGTCTTCGTCGTCACCTCGCGTTTTCTTCTGCCCCAGGATTTCGGCCTGGTCGCACTCGCCTTCGCCATCGTCAGTTTCGCTTCCGGTTTCGGCCCGACGGCCTTCGGCGAGGCGTTGATCCAGCAGAAATCCATTCGGCGCAGCCACCTCGATACTGTCTTCTGGCTATCCTTCGCCTCCGCGGCGATCCTCTATGCCGCGCTGTTTCTGCTTTCCCCGTTTCTCGCCCATTGGGTCGGACATGACGACATCGTCAAGCTGCTGCTGATCATCGGCCTGAAAATCTTCTTCGACATGATGATCATCGTGCCAAACGCCCTGATCGGCCGCACGATGTCCTTCCATCTCGCAGCTGCCCGCACGGCGATCGCCACCACCGTTTCGGCGACCATCTGTCTTGCTCTGATCTTCGCCGGTTTCGGGCTATGGGCGCTTGCAATTGCCCAGATCGCCGCTCCCGCTGCTGCCTGCGTTGCTGCATTCTGGGGCGCAAGATGGCTGCCGGGCTTCCGGATAAAGCTCTCGAGCCTGCGCGAATTGCTGCATTACGGCATCTTCGCCTCGGGCAACCGCTTCCTCCAGACCATGAATCTAGACCAGCTGATCATCGGCACGCTCGTAAGCCCGGCCGCTCTAGGCATCTATAATTTTGCCCGGCGGCTCTACGAGATGCTCAACAATGTCGTTGCGGGCGGACTGAATTCGGTCAGCCACGTGCTGCTCTCGTCGCTGCAGCACGATAAGGACAAGGTGCGCGAAGCCTTCCTCATGGCGACCTTCGGCTGCTCGCTGGTGTCTTTCCCGGCCTTCATGGGGCTTGCGGCGGTCGCCGACGATGCCATTCCGCTGATCTTCGGACCGCACTGGGCCGCCGCCATCTGGCCGGTTCGCTTCTTCTGCGTCATCGGCCTGATGGCCGGTATCGGCATCATCCAGGCCTCCTTGATCACCAGCCAGGGCAGATCCGACTGGTGGTTCTACTATCAGCTGGTGCGCAATGTCGTCTCGATCCTCACGGTGCTCATTCTTCACCAATATGGGGTGACAACCGTCGTCTTCGGTCTCATGCTCGGAGTGGTGATGCTCTGGCCGGTGACGCTGTGGATGGTGTCGCGATTGATCGGCCTCAGCATCGCGGAATATTTCGGTCAGTTCCTGAGGCCCATCGCGGCTTATCTCGGCATGCTTGTCGCCATCTTGGCAATCTCGTCGGCCTTGATCAACCAGC contains:
- a CDS encoding DUF2161 domain-containing phosphodiesterase, producing METALYLPIKSFLETAGYAVKGEIGGCDLVGLTGGEPPVVVICELKMTFNLELILQAVDRAAASDEVWIAARVSAKGKGREGDRRFRDLCRRLGFGMLTVSDNDQVDIILSPVAPMPRKNARRRSRLVDEHRRRKGDPALGGSTRKPIMTAYRQQALACAAAIENGVQRPKDMREAAPKAPQILRDNVYGWFERIDRGIYALTELGTEALKRWPAAQL
- a CDS encoding WcbI family polysaccharide biosynthesis putative acetyltransferase; amino-acid sequence: METWLVLSNCQTYELANSLKLLSSRFHIDAIDIWAFTKNIEKYKQELPRYFRVLLHPRFYSMDFDFSIAQNLDFIPSIGFDAYHPDICYAFSPGPVQGPMGFYHSMIVLAAYEVGLSVETTRKLFRRDVFERCGFFARWEGERARLLKHFAEYGLDIAPCFAQWSRGEAFMYSVNHPKIRCIHDIAGSFLKRLGVEPIVSGIKPVDDFLNGACYPVYPEIAEAFGTQGSYLFKLPDEYRLISLERFVELSFAAYSRLPPRSIQVESTFRARYDHVKTVVVEAAR
- a CDS encoding lipopolysaccharide biosynthesis protein; translated protein: MRLLASEADEVVFEHLSENRSRAALRGAFWSALDTLIPTALNSLVFVVTSRFLLPQDFGLVALAFAIVSFASGFGPTAFGEALIQQKSIRRSHLDTVFWLSFASAAILYAALFLLSPFLAHWVGHDDIVKLLLIIGLKIFFDMMIIVPNALIGRTMSFHLAAARTAIATTVSATICLALIFAGFGLWALAIAQIAAPAAACVAAFWGARWLPGFRIKLSSLRELLHYGIFASGNRFLQTMNLDQLIIGTLVSPAALGIYNFARRLYEMLNNVVAGGLNSVSHVLLSSLQHDKDKVREAFLMATFGCSLVSFPAFMGLAAVADDAIPLIFGPHWAAAIWPVRFFCVIGLMAGIGIIQASLITSQGRSDWWFYYQLVRNVVSILTVLILHQYGVTTVVFGLMLGVVMLWPVTLWMVSRLIGLSIAEYFGQFLRPIAAYLGMLVAILAISSALINQPLAERLICEVLVGGLAYSALILLLCRERVLFLVRTTLQGRRAKAQ
- a CDS encoding DegQ family serine endoprotease codes for the protein MPSLLHKHRTAAIVSAAIIVGAGALPFAFSTSATVASAAEPAGIIAPGGSFAPIVDADKPAVVTVTTTMKATDTSADGSNSPMDEQFRQFFENQGIPFPKQMPHQQQSQRAMALGSGFIISPDGVIVTNNHVIQNAVDIKVTLDDGTELPAKLLGADAKSDLAVLKINAPKPLATIAWGDSDKLKLGDQILAIGNPFGIGTTVTAGIVSARGRDLHSGPYDDFIQIDAPINHGNSGGPLVDREGNVVGINTAIYSPNGGSVGVGFAIPSAEAKAIVAKLEKNGSIDHGYLGVAIQPVTSDIANAMGLSQTQGALVASVNDDTPAARAGIKSGDIVTAVGNESVKTPKDLSRLVADLSPGDKRSITLWRDGKSMDVNVTIGGNDDSKQAANDAGDGKVQPSNQPSIGVGLANLTPDVREQLNLPHGVEGAVVASVNPEKPAAAAGIQTGDIIVSVNDQPVRNAHEVQTAVAKAGKDGRKSVLLLIERDGNKTFVAVPFSAA
- a CDS encoding J domain-containing protein translates to MTDPYDILGVARDAGEEQIKAAYRKRAKAAHPDSGGDTEAFARLQKAYELLLDPVRRKVFDDTGYDVELTDAVDLQALVAIEKLITEVVLDEREPGTFDPVAKMRASLLEEIRKANFSKSELERHSNRIGLHLERLGKRPGKDVVGHMLRARIKAIATAISETEAKIGASERACDMLEGYLYEMNEPQEEAETAAEIEWDEPRIRSAAQ